In Quadrisphaera sp. RL12-1S, a single genomic region encodes these proteins:
- a CDS encoding ATP-binding protein → MSTQDLPAVRSSLATTSYPPEVASVRAARRFVVDVLSSSGLAPVADDAGLVVSELASNAVLHARSAFDVVVQRIDAGVRVSVRDASTTMPVLVAPSASAMSGRGLALVERLVARWGAGPSRGAGKSVWFEIDEHPASDPVPDVADLSVEQLLAAWSDEVGSDDPSRELVVPGPAAGSTREVVLPLIDAADLLSTKEHMDDVLRELQLVLLARADGADGADAADAADAAEPSAGDPARVSAAGLEVARRLDRAARDFDDVRRQVRHQVSRAVAAGEERVAVVLQLPPGTAERAQAYRDAVEAAERLTELDGTLLSVSRPSPLQRAVRRAYLDEVIAATRD, encoded by the coding sequence GTGTCCACGCAAGACCTGCCGGCGGTGCGCAGCTCGCTGGCCACCACGTCGTACCCGCCGGAGGTGGCCTCGGTCCGCGCCGCGCGGCGCTTCGTCGTGGACGTGCTCTCCTCCAGCGGGCTCGCACCGGTCGCCGACGACGCCGGCCTCGTGGTCTCGGAGCTGGCGTCGAACGCCGTCCTGCACGCCCGCAGCGCCTTCGACGTCGTCGTCCAGCGGATCGACGCGGGGGTGCGCGTCAGCGTCCGCGACGCGTCGACCACCATGCCCGTGCTGGTGGCCCCCAGCGCCTCCGCGATGAGCGGCCGGGGCCTCGCGCTGGTGGAGCGGCTCGTGGCCCGGTGGGGGGCCGGGCCATCCCGGGGGGCGGGCAAGAGCGTCTGGTTCGAGATCGACGAGCACCCCGCCAGCGACCCCGTCCCCGACGTGGCGGACCTCAGCGTGGAGCAGCTGCTCGCCGCCTGGAGCGACGAGGTCGGCTCCGACGACCCCTCCCGGGAGCTGGTGGTCCCGGGGCCCGCCGCCGGCTCCACGCGGGAGGTGGTGCTGCCGCTCATCGACGCCGCCGACCTGCTGTCGACCAAGGAGCACATGGACGACGTCCTGCGCGAGCTGCAGCTGGTGCTCCTGGCCCGTGCCGACGGTGCCGACGGTGCCGACGCTGCCGACGCTGCCGACGCTGCCGAGCCGAGCGCGGGGGACCCCGCGAGGGTCTCGGCCGCGGGCCTGGAGGTCGCCCGCCGCCTCGACCGGGCGGCGCGGGACTTCGACGACGTGCGGCGGCAGGTGCGCCACCAGGTGAGCCGCGCCGTCGCGGCCGGGGAGGAGCGGGTGGCCGTGGTGCTCCAGCTGCCGCCCGGCACGGCGGAGCGGGCGCAGGCCTACCGGGACGCCGTGGAGGCCGCCGAGCGGCTGACCGAGCTCGACGGGACGCTGCTCAGCGTCTCCCGGCCCTCCCCCCTGCAGCGCGCAGTGCGCCGCGCCTACCTCGACGAGGTCATCGCTGCGACCCGTGACTGA
- a CDS encoding methionine ABC transporter ATP-binding protein — protein MSASSTASPAPSGSRISGDALVELEGVTKRFDRGGSTVTAVDGVSLTVARGEVLAVIGYSGAGKSTLVRLVNALEQPTSGSVRVAGQDLTRLGEKELRAARAGIGMIFQQFNLLSSRTVAGNVAYPLKVAGVAKAERERRTAELLDFVGLLERAHAHPEQLSGGQKQRVGIARALATSPPLLLADEATSALDPETTEEVLTLLRRVNTELGVTIVLITHEMEAVRRVADRVAVMEGGRVVEVGDVYDVFTAPKTPAAQRFVRSATHDRPSREALARLREHHPGRLVTVRITDRPGLQQLVDGAFRDAGVVAELVFGGVGEVRERRAGSLTYELTGDDDAVRRALAALRGRDVVVDEED, from the coding sequence GTGTCCGCCTCGTCCACCGCCTCGCCGGCACCCTCCGGGTCCCGGATCTCCGGTGACGCCCTCGTCGAGCTCGAGGGCGTCACCAAGCGCTTCGACCGCGGCGGCAGCACCGTCACCGCCGTCGACGGCGTCAGCCTCACCGTCGCGCGCGGGGAGGTGCTCGCCGTCATCGGCTACTCCGGCGCCGGCAAGTCCACGCTCGTGCGCCTGGTCAACGCCCTGGAGCAGCCGACCTCCGGCAGCGTGCGCGTGGCGGGCCAGGACCTCACGCGCCTGGGCGAGAAGGAGCTGCGCGCAGCCCGCGCCGGCATCGGGATGATCTTCCAGCAGTTCAACCTGCTGAGCTCGCGCACCGTGGCCGGCAACGTGGCGTACCCGCTGAAGGTGGCCGGGGTCGCCAAGGCCGAGCGCGAGAGGCGCACTGCCGAGCTGCTCGACTTCGTCGGGCTGCTCGAGCGCGCGCACGCGCACCCCGAGCAGCTCTCCGGAGGGCAGAAGCAGCGCGTGGGCATCGCCAGGGCGCTGGCCACCAGCCCGCCGCTGCTCCTGGCCGACGAGGCCACCAGCGCCCTGGACCCGGAGACCACCGAGGAGGTGCTCACCCTGCTGCGGCGGGTGAACACCGAGCTGGGCGTGACCATCGTGCTCATCACGCACGAGATGGAGGCCGTGCGCCGCGTGGCCGACCGGGTGGCGGTCATGGAGGGCGGTCGCGTGGTGGAGGTGGGGGACGTCTACGACGTCTTCACCGCCCCGAAGACCCCTGCCGCGCAGCGCTTCGTGCGCTCCGCCACCCACGACCGGCCCTCGCGCGAGGCCCTCGCCCGGCTGCGCGAGCACCACCCCGGTCGGCTCGTCACCGTGCGCATCACGGACCGTCCCGGCCTGCAGCAGCTGGTCGACGGCGCGTTCCGCGACGCCGGCGTGGTCGCGGAGCTGGTCTTCGGCGGGGTCGGTGAGGTGCGCGAGCGCCGCGCCGGCTCCCTCACCTACGAGCTGACGGGCGACGACGACGCCGTGCGGCGGGCCCTGGCCGCGCTGCGCGGGCGCGACGTCGTCGTGGACGAGGAGGACTGA
- a CDS encoding GAF domain-containing protein, with product MTTLVDHGAALSVQLSSGEGALWARCADFTLGGLAADAGASFEMWGVARVVAGGWTALAGSGDVVAAVGTEHPWQDTLCASLQRGPEAALAGDLRRRRDPELRAKAERLGVRAYVGAPLLDGGRVVGSLCGWSRTPATDDDALRARVTRNAAFLGTTLGRELHRTGQEREQDWASRPASRDHLTRLPDRRSWGALLQREDDRARGLAEPAAVTVVDVGTVSSTRALRRLAGALAEAAGPAGVVARTGARQFGVLSTSAGEQGPLAVSARVVEQLRTAAPQVRAGSAVRHGQAALADVWVAAEDDLLSARHRDAR from the coding sequence ATGACCACGCTGGTCGATCACGGCGCCGCGCTGTCGGTGCAGCTGTCGTCTGGGGAGGGCGCCCTGTGGGCGCGCTGCGCGGACTTCACCCTCGGCGGGCTCGCCGCCGACGCCGGGGCCAGCTTCGAGATGTGGGGCGTCGCGCGGGTCGTGGCGGGCGGGTGGACCGCGCTCGCCGGCAGCGGCGACGTCGTCGCGGCGGTGGGCACCGAGCACCCCTGGCAGGACACGCTGTGCGCCTCCCTGCAGCGGGGCCCCGAGGCGGCCCTCGCCGGGGACCTGCGCCGGCGCCGCGACCCCGAGCTGCGCGCCAAGGCCGAGCGCTTGGGCGTGCGCGCCTACGTCGGCGCGCCGCTGCTCGACGGGGGCCGGGTGGTCGGCAGCCTGTGCGGCTGGTCCCGCACGCCCGCCACCGACGACGACGCGCTGCGGGCGCGCGTCACCCGCAACGCCGCCTTCCTCGGCACCACCCTGGGCCGGGAGCTGCACCGCACGGGCCAGGAGCGCGAGCAGGACTGGGCCTCCCGCCCCGCCAGCCGCGACCACCTGACCCGCCTGCCCGACCGCCGCTCGTGGGGGGCGCTCCTGCAGCGCGAGGACGACCGGGCCCGCGGCCTCGCCGAGCCCGCCGCGGTGACCGTGGTGGACGTCGGCACGGTGAGCTCCACCCGGGCGCTGCGGCGCCTCGCGGGCGCGCTGGCCGAGGCCGCGGGGCCCGCCGGGGTGGTGGCCCGCACCGGGGCGCGCCAGTTCGGCGTCCTGTCCACCAGCGCCGGCGAGCAGGGGCCGCTGGCGGTCTCGGCGCGGGTGGTCGAGCAGCTCCGCACCGCCGCCCCGCAGGTGCGGGCCGGCAGCGCGGTCCGCCACGGCCAGGCGGCGCTGGCGGACGTGTGGGTGGCCGCCGAGGACGACCTGCTGTCCGCGCGGCACCGGGACGCCCGGTGA
- a CDS encoding methionine ABC transporter permease, with protein MDFFAGFLDSTDVYVRAIGQTLLIVSVAMAVSGVVGLVLGVALYATRPGNLFSNRLVFAVIGLLVNIIRPIPFVIFLLAVGPLQRLVVGTTLGTGAVTFAIALAAGFAVARIVEQSLVGVDPGVVEAARSMGASRSAILFGVVVREGLGPLVLGYTFIFVGIVDMSAQAGLVGGGGLGDYAISYGSQQYDWGIVYAALVAIVAIVVLGQLLGNRLARAVMRR; from the coding sequence GTGGACTTCTTCGCGGGCTTCCTCGACAGCACGGACGTCTACGTCAGGGCCATCGGGCAGACGCTGCTCATCGTCAGCGTGGCCATGGCCGTGTCGGGGGTCGTCGGGCTGGTGCTCGGGGTGGCGCTGTACGCCACCCGCCCCGGCAACCTCTTCAGCAACCGCCTCGTCTTCGCCGTCATCGGCCTCCTGGTCAACATCATCAGGCCCATCCCCTTCGTCATCTTCCTGCTGGCCGTCGGACCGCTGCAGCGGCTCGTGGTCGGCACGACGCTGGGCACGGGCGCCGTGACCTTCGCCATCGCGCTGGCCGCGGGCTTCGCCGTCGCGCGGATCGTCGAGCAGTCGCTCGTGGGCGTGGACCCGGGCGTCGTGGAGGCGGCGCGCTCGATGGGGGCCTCGCGCAGCGCGATCCTCTTCGGCGTGGTGGTCCGGGAGGGCCTCGGGCCGCTGGTCCTGGGCTACACCTTCATCTTCGTGGGGATCGTCGACATGTCGGCCCAGGCCGGTCTCGTCGGTGGCGGCGGCTTGGGGGACTATGCGATCTCCTACGGCTCGCAGCAGTACGACTGGGGCATCGTCTACGCCGCCCTGGTGGCCATCGTCGCGATCGTCGTGCTGGGGCAGCTCCTCGGCAACCGGCTGGCGCGCGCCGTCATGCGCCGCTGA
- a CDS encoding phosphatase PAP2 family protein codes for MTEPPRAARRGRRPALWVEALLVVAFLLAYESVQRLAGDDVSGAYAHARTLLALEQSVGLAPELLLDRATAASPLLSVLSSAWYSALHYTVTPAVLALAYWRLPERYRAVRNAFFATTAAALVGYFLLPTAPPRLLPGYVDVVSDTAGTGWWSASPPIGTSGVDQLAAMPSMHVGWALWSSLALVLVVRRRWLRLLVLAYPAVTAVVVLATGNHWLLDVVAGGGLAALSWRALVARQPARERAADADRVDLVSEPG; via the coding sequence GTGACTGAGCCGCCCCGCGCCGCCCGGCGGGGCCGACGACCCGCGCTGTGGGTCGAGGCGCTGCTGGTGGTCGCCTTCCTGCTGGCCTACGAGTCGGTCCAGCGCCTCGCGGGGGACGACGTCTCCGGGGCCTACGCCCACGCCCGGACGCTGCTGGCGCTGGAGCAGTCGGTGGGCCTGGCGCCCGAGCTGCTGCTCGACCGGGCGACCGCGGCCTCACCGCTGCTGTCGGTGCTCTCCTCCGCCTGGTACTCCGCGCTGCACTACACGGTCACGCCCGCGGTGCTCGCGCTGGCGTACTGGCGGCTGCCCGAGCGCTACCGGGCGGTGCGCAACGCGTTCTTCGCCACCACCGCCGCGGCCCTGGTGGGGTACTTCCTCCTGCCCACCGCCCCGCCCCGGCTGCTGCCGGGGTACGTCGACGTGGTCTCGGACACCGCGGGCACGGGGTGGTGGTCCGCGTCCCCGCCGATCGGCACCAGCGGCGTGGACCAGCTCGCGGCGATGCCGTCGATGCACGTCGGGTGGGCCCTGTGGAGCTCCCTCGCGCTGGTGCTGGTGGTGCGGCGCCGCTGGCTGCGCCTGCTGGTGCTGGCCTACCCGGCCGTCACCGCGGTCGTCGTGCTGGCCACCGGCAACCACTGGCTGCTCGACGTGGTGGCCGGCGGCGGGCTGGCCGCGCTCTCGTGGCGGGCGCTGGTCGCGCGCCAGCCGGCGCGCGAGCGCGCCGCGGACGCGGACCGCGTCGACCTCGTCTCCGAGCCCGGCTGA
- the gcvP gene encoding aminomethyl-transferring glycine dehydrogenase — translation MSDHSTLAELGEDAFLARHVGPDADQVAAMLAVVGHGSLAELMDAAVPAGIRTSGPLDLFEARTERQVATELAELAGRNRPLEPMIGLGYHGTTTPPVIRRNVLENPSWYTAYTPYQPEISQGRLEALLNFQTLVCDLTGLPVAGASLLDEGTAAAEAMTLVRRADKGATGPFVVDVDVLPQTVEVVRTRAAAMGVEVVVTDLSSGLAAADGVPERVSGVLVQYPGTSGRVPALRGLAEQVRERGGRLVVAADVLALTLLEAPGALGADVVVGSTQRFGVPLFYGGPHAAYMAVAKGLERNLPGRLVGVSVDATGQRAYRLALQTREQHIRRDRATSNICTAQVLLAVVASMYAVHHGPDGLRAIAQRTHRTAAVLAAALREGGVEVVHERFFDTVLARVPGRAAQVVAAAREAGVHLRLADADHVGVSCSERTDLEVVGRVLGAFGLDASAVGERALADLDVRTPDALPRDLLRTTPYLEHPVFHQHRSETALLRYLHRLSRRDYALDRGMIPLGSCTMKLNATAEMEPISLPGFADLHPFAPAEDAEGYRVLVERLEAWLAEVTGYDSVSVQPNAGSQGELAGLVAIRSYHRSRGDERRDVCLIPSSAHGTNAASAVMAGMRVVVVASAPDGSVDLDDLRAQCQAHRDDLAAIMVTYPSTHGVYEPGITEVCSLVHEAGGQVYVDGANFNALLGYAKPGEFGGDVSHLNLHKTFCIPHGGGGPGVGPVAVRAHLAPFLPTHAAHPDPARRSAAGGTGAIAAAPHGSAGILPISYAYLRLMGGAGLAQATATAVLSANYVAARLREAYPVLYTGDGGLVAHECILDLRPLTKATGVTVDDVAKRLIDYGFHAPTTSFPVAGTLMVEPTESEDLPEVDRFVEAMLAIRAEAQRVADGEWELAASPLRGAPHTAERALSGELPYSAQLAAFPAGPDPDKYWPPVGRIDGSFGDRNLVCSCPPVEAFEGAGA, via the coding sequence GTGTCCGACCACTCCACCCTCGCCGAGCTCGGTGAGGACGCCTTCCTCGCCCGCCACGTCGGGCCCGACGCCGACCAGGTGGCCGCGATGCTCGCCGTCGTCGGCCACGGCTCGCTGGCCGAGCTCATGGACGCGGCCGTGCCCGCCGGCATCCGCACGTCCGGCCCGCTGGACCTCTTCGAGGCGCGCACGGAGCGCCAGGTGGCGACCGAGCTGGCCGAGCTGGCCGGCCGCAACCGCCCGCTCGAGCCGATGATCGGCCTGGGCTACCACGGCACCACCACGCCGCCGGTCATCCGCCGCAACGTGCTGGAGAACCCGTCCTGGTACACGGCGTACACGCCCTACCAGCCGGAGATCTCCCAGGGCCGCCTCGAGGCGCTGCTGAACTTCCAGACCCTGGTGTGCGACCTCACCGGCCTGCCGGTGGCGGGAGCCTCGCTGCTCGACGAGGGCACCGCCGCCGCCGAGGCGATGACGCTGGTGCGGCGCGCCGACAAGGGCGCCACCGGGCCGTTCGTCGTCGACGTCGACGTGCTGCCGCAGACGGTCGAGGTGGTCCGCACCCGCGCCGCCGCGATGGGCGTCGAGGTGGTCGTGACCGACCTGTCCTCCGGGCTCGCCGCCGCGGACGGGGTGCCCGAGCGCGTCTCCGGCGTGCTGGTGCAGTACCCGGGCACCTCCGGGCGCGTCCCCGCGCTGCGGGGCCTGGCCGAGCAGGTGCGCGAGCGCGGCGGGCGGCTCGTGGTGGCCGCTGACGTGCTGGCCCTGACCCTGCTGGAGGCCCCGGGGGCCCTGGGTGCCGACGTGGTGGTGGGCAGCACGCAGCGCTTCGGCGTGCCGCTGTTCTACGGCGGCCCGCACGCCGCGTACATGGCGGTGGCGAAGGGCCTGGAGCGCAACCTGCCCGGCCGCCTGGTGGGCGTCTCGGTCGACGCGACCGGGCAGCGCGCCTACCGCCTGGCGCTGCAGACCCGCGAGCAGCACATCCGCCGGGACCGCGCCACCAGCAACATCTGCACCGCCCAGGTGCTGCTCGCCGTGGTGGCGTCGATGTACGCCGTCCACCACGGCCCCGACGGGCTGCGGGCGATCGCGCAGCGCACCCACCGCACCGCCGCCGTGCTGGCCGCTGCCCTGCGCGAGGGCGGCGTCGAGGTGGTGCACGAGCGCTTCTTCGACACCGTCCTGGCCCGCGTCCCCGGACGCGCGGCGCAGGTGGTGGCGGCGGCGCGCGAGGCGGGGGTGCACCTGCGCCTGGCCGACGCCGACCACGTGGGCGTCTCCTGCTCCGAGCGCACCGACCTGGAGGTGGTCGGCCGGGTGCTGGGCGCCTTCGGCCTGGACGCCTCCGCGGTCGGCGAGCGGGCCCTGGCCGACCTCGACGTGCGCACCCCCGACGCGCTGCCGCGCGACCTGCTGCGCACCACGCCGTACCTGGAGCACCCGGTGTTCCACCAGCACCGCTCCGAGACGGCGCTGCTGCGCTACCTGCACCGCCTGTCGCGGCGCGACTACGCCCTCGACCGCGGCATGATCCCGCTCGGCTCGTGCACCATGAAGCTCAACGCCACCGCCGAGATGGAGCCCATCAGCCTGCCGGGCTTCGCCGACCTGCACCCCTTCGCCCCCGCGGAGGACGCCGAGGGCTACCGCGTGCTGGTGGAGCGCCTCGAGGCGTGGCTGGCCGAGGTCACCGGGTACGACAGCGTCTCGGTGCAGCCGAACGCCGGCTCCCAGGGCGAGCTGGCCGGACTGGTGGCGATCCGCAGCTACCACCGCTCCCGCGGTGACGAGCGCCGCGACGTCTGCCTCATCCCCAGCTCGGCGCACGGCACCAACGCGGCCTCCGCCGTCATGGCGGGCATGCGGGTGGTGGTGGTCGCCTCGGCGCCCGACGGCTCCGTGGACCTGGACGACCTGCGCGCCCAGTGCCAGGCGCACCGCGACGACCTCGCCGCGATCATGGTGACGTACCCCTCCACCCACGGCGTCTACGAGCCCGGCATCACCGAGGTGTGCTCGCTGGTGCACGAGGCGGGCGGTCAGGTCTACGTGGACGGCGCCAACTTCAACGCCCTCCTCGGGTACGCCAAGCCCGGGGAGTTCGGCGGTGACGTGTCCCACCTCAACCTGCACAAGACCTTCTGCATCCCCCACGGCGGCGGCGGGCCCGGCGTGGGCCCGGTGGCCGTGCGCGCGCACCTCGCGCCGTTCCTGCCCACCCACGCCGCGCACCCCGACCCCGCCCGCCGCTCGGCGGCCGGGGGGACCGGCGCCATCGCCGCCGCGCCGCACGGCTCGGCGGGCATCCTGCCCATCTCGTACGCCTACCTGCGGCTCATGGGCGGGGCCGGCCTGGCGCAGGCCACGGCCACCGCGGTGCTGTCGGCCAACTACGTGGCGGCGCGCCTGCGCGAGGCCTACCCGGTGCTCTACACCGGCGACGGCGGGCTCGTGGCCCACGAGTGCATCCTCGACCTGCGCCCGCTCACCAAGGCCACCGGCGTGACCGTGGACGACGTGGCCAAGCGCCTCATCGACTACGGCTTCCACGCCCCCACCACGAGCTTCCCGGTGGCCGGGACCCTCATGGTGGAGCCCACCGAGAGCGAGGACCTGCCCGAGGTCGACAGGTTCGTCGAGGCGATGCTCGCCATCCGCGCCGAGGCGCAGCGGGTGGCCGACGGCGAGTGGGAGCTGGCCGCCTCTCCGCTGCGCGGGGCGCCGCACACCGCCGAGCGGGCGCTGTCGGGCGAGCTGCCCTACAGCGCGCAGCTGGCGGCGTTCCCCGCCGGCCCCGACCCTGACAAGTACTGGCCGCCGGTCGGCCGCATCGACGGCAGCTTCGGCGACCGCAACCTGGTCTGCTCGTGCCCGCCGGTGGAGGCCTTCGAGGGCGCCGGCGCCTGA
- a CDS encoding MetQ/NlpA family ABC transporter substrate-binding protein: MSSTDPSATPSGGPVLPPKPKRSVPVVAVVVAVVLLLVVVGGGAWLLGSRSGGGGGAAAASGTASSQGYKPEVKIGVSDSSLPYWKTYTELAKSQLGVTVDLVNFSDYSLPNPALVQGETDLNQFQHIQYLANYDVTSGDDLEPIGATAVYPLPLYSTSVKDAASLPADAVVAIPNDAINEARALLLLQQAGLVQLEGGGSAFSTTDDITSSKVKVTPVSADQTAGALQSGSAAAAVVNNNYAVKAGLTQAQIIVADDPASAAAAPYVNVFVTRAADKDDKTYLALAKLWHDPAVQAVFAKDYPSAVVVDKSAADLQADLAKVEQDAKAAKAAG; the protein is encoded by the coding sequence ATGTCCAGCACCGACCCCAGCGCCACGCCCAGCGGCGGCCCCGTCCTGCCCCCCAAGCCGAAGCGCAGCGTGCCGGTGGTCGCGGTCGTCGTGGCCGTCGTCCTGCTCCTCGTGGTGGTCGGCGGCGGCGCGTGGCTGCTGGGCAGCCGCAGCGGTGGTGGCGGCGGCGCTGCCGCCGCCAGCGGCACCGCCTCCAGCCAGGGCTACAAGCCCGAGGTGAAGATCGGCGTCTCCGACAGCTCCCTGCCGTACTGGAAGACCTACACCGAGCTGGCGAAGAGCCAGCTGGGCGTCACGGTGGACCTGGTCAACTTCTCGGACTACAGCCTGCCCAACCCGGCGCTGGTCCAGGGCGAGACCGACCTCAACCAGTTCCAGCACATCCAGTACCTGGCCAACTACGACGTCACCTCCGGTGACGACCTCGAGCCCATCGGCGCCACCGCCGTCTACCCGCTGCCGCTGTACTCCACGTCCGTCAAGGACGCGGCCTCCCTGCCCGCCGACGCCGTGGTGGCCATCCCCAACGACGCCATCAACGAGGCCCGCGCCCTGCTCCTGCTCCAGCAGGCCGGTCTGGTGCAGCTCGAGGGCGGCGGCTCGGCGTTCTCCACCACCGACGACATCACCAGCTCGAAGGTCAAGGTGACGCCGGTGTCCGCCGACCAGACCGCCGGAGCGCTCCAGAGCGGCTCCGCCGCCGCCGCCGTGGTCAACAACAACTACGCCGTCAAGGCCGGTCTCACGCAGGCCCAGATCATCGTCGCCGACGACCCGGCCTCGGCCGCCGCGGCGCCCTACGTCAACGTCTTCGTGACGCGTGCCGCCGACAAGGACGACAAGACCTACCTGGCGCTCGCGAAGCTCTGGCACGACCCGGCCGTCCAGGCCGTGTTCGCCAAGGACTACCCCAGCGCCGTCGTCGTCGACAAGTCCGCGGCCGACCTCCAGGCCGACCTCGCCAAGGTCGAGCAGGACGCGAAGGCCGCGAAGGCCGCCGGCTGA
- a CDS encoding glycosyltransferase family 2 protein has translation MDDPRSWLALLNTAAFLLCVAFLAYVGLITHRFARRGTHLPAARADHAFHLVVPCLDEEDVVTGTVEHLVTTFPDAVVWCVDDASADATGELLAQLARTHPRVRVVTRRLPEARQGKGAALNAAWRAIDASLGAGADRTRVVVGVVDADARLDRSCLATVCGPTLFGDPSVSAVQVLVRVVEDVDALTSTCPLRLVTARAPGDDPLLVQLQDLEFSGPIAAMQTLRRTTGSVGMGGNGQFTRLSALDRIAAEHDVPWHGSLLEDFELGLHVLLTGGRTEYCGDAFVAQTGLRTVKPLLRQRSRWAQGGMQCARYWWQVVTSPHVPLTAALEITYYLSVPWTQLVGALVFPAAIAVDVHYALATAGGPAGWWLSGAWGLLPLAVLFGLVPHVMWGPLYREATGGHVTRRRAALLSVANAAYAYLLQVAVWWAFWRTLRGRTDWKKTARRTGPPAAPVAPAARTALPRPRTPESTESTESTAGGQR, from the coding sequence GTGGATGACCCCCGCTCCTGGCTCGCGCTCCTCAACACCGCCGCGTTCCTGCTGTGCGTGGCCTTCCTCGCCTACGTCGGGCTCATCACCCACCGCTTCGCGCGGCGGGGCACCCACCTCCCCGCGGCGCGCGCCGACCACGCCTTCCACCTCGTGGTCCCCTGCCTGGACGAGGAGGACGTGGTCACCGGCACCGTCGAGCACCTCGTGACGACCTTCCCCGACGCGGTCGTGTGGTGCGTCGACGACGCCTCCGCCGACGCCACCGGGGAGCTGCTCGCCCAGCTCGCCCGCACCCACCCCCGGGTCCGCGTGGTCACCCGGCGCCTCCCCGAGGCTCGCCAGGGCAAGGGCGCCGCGCTCAACGCCGCGTGGCGCGCCATCGACGCCTCGCTCGGCGCCGGCGCGGACCGGACGCGCGTGGTGGTGGGGGTGGTGGACGCGGATGCCCGCCTCGACCGCTCGTGCCTGGCCACCGTGTGCGGCCCCACGCTCTTCGGTGACCCCTCCGTCTCGGCGGTGCAGGTGCTGGTGCGCGTGGTCGAGGACGTCGACGCGCTGACGAGCACCTGCCCGCTGCGCCTGGTGACCGCCCGCGCGCCCGGCGACGACCCGCTGCTGGTGCAGCTGCAGGACCTGGAGTTCTCGGGCCCCATCGCGGCCATGCAGACCCTGCGCCGCACCACCGGCAGCGTGGGCATGGGCGGCAACGGCCAGTTCACGCGGCTGTCAGCGCTGGACCGGATCGCCGCCGAGCACGACGTGCCCTGGCACGGCTCCCTGCTGGAGGACTTCGAGCTGGGACTGCACGTGCTGCTCACCGGCGGGCGCACCGAGTACTGCGGTGACGCGTTCGTGGCCCAGACCGGGCTGCGGACCGTCAAGCCGCTGCTGCGCCAGCGCAGCCGGTGGGCCCAGGGCGGGATGCAGTGCGCCAGGTACTGGTGGCAGGTGGTCACCTCGCCGCACGTCCCGCTGACCGCGGCGCTCGAGATCACCTACTACCTGTCGGTGCCGTGGACCCAGCTGGTCGGCGCCCTGGTGTTCCCCGCGGCGATCGCCGTGGACGTGCACTACGCGCTGGCCACGGCCGGAGGACCCGCCGGCTGGTGGCTCAGCGGCGCCTGGGGGCTGCTGCCGCTGGCCGTCCTCTTCGGCCTCGTGCCGCACGTCATGTGGGGCCCGCTGTACCGGGAGGCCACCGGCGGGCACGTCACGCGGCGCCGCGCGGCGCTGCTCTCGGTGGCCAACGCGGCGTACGCCTACCTGCTGCAGGTGGCCGTGTGGTGGGCCTTCTGGCGCACCCTGCGCGGGCGCACCGACTGGAAGAAGACGGCGCGGCGCACCGGGCCGCCCGCCGCACCGGTGGCGCCCGCGGCGAGGACAGCCCTCCCCCGCCCCCGGACCCCCGAGAGCACCGAGAGCACCGAGAGCACGGCAGGAGGCCAGCGATGA